One window of Brevibacterium pigmentatum genomic DNA carries:
- a CDS encoding beta-ketoacyl-ACP synthase III, translated as MPTLKTAELGTFSRIAGIGAYRAENLVSNDDIAGPINSSDEWIRQRTGIITRRRASKDVGVLDMSEEAALEAIASAGLRPEDIGGIIISTVTFEYFTPSAAAALTARLGTGPIPAWDISAACAGYCYGISQADALVRAGTMDNILVIGAEKLSEVIDPEDRSISFILGDGAGAVVVSSADEPGISKTVWGSKGENWSTIRMTDSLYDIRDDRELSFPTLRQDGPTVFRWAVWDGAEVAKEALAASGIEAEDLAAFIPHQANMRIIDELAKQLKLPESVVIARDIADNGNTSAASIPLATERLLREQPELSGGLALQMGFGAGLVYGAQVVRLP; from the coding sequence ATGCCTACACTCAAGACTGCCGAGCTCGGCACTTTCTCCCGCATTGCCGGAATCGGCGCCTACCGTGCGGAGAATCTCGTCAGCAATGACGATATCGCCGGACCGATCAACTCCTCCGACGAATGGATCCGTCAGCGTACGGGCATCATCACCCGTCGTCGTGCCAGCAAGGATGTCGGCGTCCTCGATATGTCCGAAGAGGCCGCGCTCGAAGCGATCGCCTCGGCGGGCCTCAGGCCCGAGGACATCGGCGGCATCATCATCTCCACAGTCACCTTCGAGTACTTCACGCCCTCAGCAGCCGCCGCTCTCACCGCGCGGCTGGGCACCGGCCCGATCCCGGCGTGGGACATCAGCGCCGCGTGCGCCGGCTACTGCTACGGCATCTCCCAGGCCGATGCTCTCGTGCGCGCCGGAACGATGGACAACATCCTCGTCATCGGCGCCGAGAAGCTCTCCGAGGTCATCGACCCTGAGGATCGCTCGATCTCCTTCATCCTCGGTGACGGAGCCGGCGCCGTCGTCGTCAGCTCCGCGGACGAACCCGGCATCTCGAAGACCGTGTGGGGTTCGAAGGGCGAGAACTGGTCGACGATCCGGATGACCGATTCGCTCTATGACATCCGCGACGATCGCGAGCTGTCCTTCCCGACCCTGCGTCAGGATGGACCGACCGTCTTCCGCTGGGCGGTGTGGGACGGCGCCGAGGTTGCCAAGGAAGCCCTCGCCGCATCCGGAATCGAAGCCGAGGATCTCGCTGCCTTCATTCCGCACCAGGCGAACATGCGCATCATCGATGAGCTCGCCAAGCAGCTGAAGCTTCCCGAGTCCGTCGTCATCGCTCGTGACATCGCCGACAACGGGAACACTTCTGCGGCATCGATCCCGTTGGCCACCGAACGGCTGCTGCGCGAACAGCCCGAGCTCAGCGGCGGTCTCGCCCTGCAGATGGGCTTCGGGGCGGGCCTCGTCTACGGTGCCCAGGTCGTACGCCTGCCCTGA
- a CDS encoding ACP S-malonyltransferase, giving the protein MLAITCPGQGAQKTGFLSSFLELDTFSAQIDELSTASGIDLRLHGTESDDETIKDTAVAQPLLVASAIACAAELGVSPAVVAGHSVGEIAAAQIAGVFTPADAMRFVKVRADGMAAAAAATPTGMSAVVGGQPEDVLAAIEAAGASPANVNGGGQTVAAGSLDTLEALAENPPERARVISLAVAGAFHTEYMAAATDDLAAAASAMEVSDPTVSILSNSDGTAVETGREYVDRLVRQVTNPVRWDLCQETLLSAGITGMIELVPGGTLTGIARRAMKGVETFAIKSAADLDGAREFAAAHA; this is encoded by the coding sequence GTGCTTGCAATCACCTGTCCGGGCCAGGGAGCCCAGAAGACCGGTTTCCTGAGTTCATTCCTCGAACTCGACACCTTCTCGGCACAGATCGACGAACTCTCGACCGCCTCGGGGATCGATCTGCGTCTGCACGGAACCGAATCCGACGATGAGACGATCAAGGACACCGCGGTGGCACAGCCTCTGCTCGTCGCTTCCGCCATCGCCTGCGCTGCCGAACTCGGCGTCAGCCCTGCCGTCGTCGCCGGACACTCGGTGGGAGAGATCGCCGCCGCGCAGATCGCAGGCGTCTTCACACCTGCCGATGCCATGCGCTTCGTCAAGGTGCGAGCCGATGGAATGGCCGCGGCTGCAGCCGCCACCCCGACAGGGATGTCCGCCGTGGTCGGAGGCCAGCCTGAGGACGTTCTCGCCGCCATCGAGGCCGCCGGCGCCAGCCCCGCCAACGTCAACGGCGGAGGTCAGACAGTGGCCGCCGGATCCCTCGACACTCTCGAGGCACTGGCCGAGAACCCGCCGGAGCGCGCCCGGGTCATTTCGCTGGCCGTGGCCGGTGCCTTCCACACCGAGTACATGGCCGCGGCCACCGATGATCTCGCTGCCGCCGCCTCGGCGATGGAGGTCTCCGATCCCACCGTCTCGATCCTCAGCAACTCCGACGGCACCGCGGTCGAAACCGGGCGCGAGTACGTCGACCGCCTGGTCAGGCAGGTCACGAACCCGGTCCGCTGGGACCTGTGCCAGGAGACGCTGCTGAGTGCCGGGATCACCGGAATGATCGAACTCGTCCCCGGTGGAACACTCACCGGAATCGCTCGACGCGCTATGAAGGGCGTCGAGACATTCGCCATCAAATCGGCCGCCGACCTCGACGGCGCGCGTGAGTTCGCGGCAGCCCACGCCTGA
- a CDS encoding PucR family transcriptional regulator: MMSDAETLRRRAETARRLRAGVGVLSSVTLQRLEAQLPWYRTMSSSDRSWVGLLAQSGISSFVDWYRKPDTNLRVVSDIFKTAPRDLIRAISLQQTLQLLKIVVEVVEERVPDIARPVEQPALREAVLVYSREIAFAAADVYARAAEARGSWDARLEAMVVDALVRGDSVDELASRTAAFGWQSEGPVCVIVGRAPQRSAKKGLDGIRRKASRWADDALVGIHDNRLLIVLGGVTELDDAVEDLSDCFGPSEVIVGPAVPGLAEAATSAKAAIRALKAATARPDSPRPVKADDLLPERALSGDQIALTELIERYYVPLTSGTGQLLKTVSAYVEFGSSLEATAKALSVHPNTVRYRLRKITDAIGLDPTTSRDAFVIHIALVYGRLSEDGVLSNNDKSH; this comes from the coding sequence ATGATGTCTGATGCCGAGACGCTGCGCCGTCGCGCCGAAACCGCCCGCAGACTGCGTGCCGGAGTGGGTGTCCTGTCCTCGGTGACTCTGCAGCGGCTCGAGGCGCAGCTGCCCTGGTACCGCACGATGTCATCATCCGACCGCTCCTGGGTGGGACTGCTCGCCCAATCGGGCATCTCCTCGTTCGTCGACTGGTATCGCAAACCCGATACGAATCTGCGCGTGGTCTCCGACATCTTCAAGACCGCACCACGCGACCTCATCCGCGCCATCAGCCTGCAGCAGACCCTGCAGCTGCTCAAGATCGTCGTCGAGGTCGTCGAGGAGCGTGTCCCGGACATCGCTCGCCCCGTCGAACAGCCGGCCCTGCGTGAGGCCGTCCTCGTCTACTCCCGTGAGATCGCGTTCGCCGCGGCCGACGTCTACGCCCGGGCCGCCGAGGCCCGAGGCAGCTGGGACGCCCGACTCGAGGCGATGGTCGTCGACGCCCTCGTCCGCGGCGACTCCGTCGACGAACTCGCCAGCCGCACGGCGGCCTTCGGATGGCAGTCCGAGGGCCCGGTGTGCGTCATCGTCGGCCGTGCCCCGCAGCGCTCGGCGAAGAAGGGATTGGACGGCATTCGCCGCAAGGCCAGTCGGTGGGCCGATGATGCGCTCGTCGGCATCCACGACAACCGCCTGCTCATCGTCCTCGGCGGGGTCACCGAGCTCGACGATGCCGTCGAGGACCTCTCGGACTGCTTCGGCCCTTCCGAAGTCATCGTCGGACCCGCAGTGCCGGGCCTCGCCGAGGCGGCCACCTCGGCGAAGGCGGCGATCCGGGCGCTCAAGGCGGCGACCGCTCGTCCGGACTCCCCTCGTCCGGTCAAGGCCGATGACCTTCTGCCCGAGCGCGCCCTGTCCGGGGACCAGATCGCTCTGACCGAACTCATCGAACGCTACTACGTGCCGCTGACCTCGGGAACGGGCCAGCTGCTGAAGACCGTGAGCGCCTATGTCGAATTCGGGTCCTCGCTCGAAGCCACGGCCAAGGCGCTGTCCGTGCACCCGAACACCGTCCGCTACCGGCTGCGGAAGATCACCGATGCCATCGGGCTCGATCCGACGACGTCGCGTGATGCCTTCGTCATCCACATCGCCTTGGTCTATGGGCGACTGTCCGAGGACGGCGTATTGTCGAACAACGACAAATCTCATTGA
- the aceE gene encoding pyruvate dehydrogenase (acetyl-transferring), homodimeric type, whose amino-acid sequence MDNRNQGGPILNGLPSQVPDIDPEETAEWLASLDGLIDEGGRSRARYVMLRMLERSRQKQIGVPSLTATDYVNTIGPENEPWFPGDEEVERRYRRWNRWNAAMLVHRAQRPGVEVGGHISTYASSATLYEVGLNHFFRGKDHPGGGDHIFYQGHASPGMYARAYLEGRMSAEQLDGFRQQQSHFIDGKPQGLPSYPHPHQLPDFWEHPTVSMGLGPMNAIAQAQFDKYLHNRGIKDTSQQQTWAFLGDGELDEPESRGMLHVAAFEELDNLNFVINCNLQRLDGPVRGNGKIMQELESYFRGAGWNVIKVVWGREWDALLAKDRDGALVNLMNATPDGDYQTYKGESGGFVRDNFFGRDPRTKAMVENYSDEQIWNLKRGGHDYRKVFAAYKAAMEHTGQPTVILVKTVKGYSLGPHFEARNATHQMKKLTVDDLKLARDHFQIPISDKQLEDNPKLPPYYHPGVDAPEIKYMQERRAELGGYSPERRSTHIDLKLPSDKAYQAGRRGSGKQEIATTMGFVRVLKDLMREKEFGHRIVPIIPDEARTFGMDSFFPTAKIYNPHGQNYISVDRDLFLAYKEATDGQLLHVGINEAGATAALTAVGTSYATHGEPMIPFYIFYSMFGFQRTGDFFWAAGDQMARGFVLGATAGRTTLVAEGLQHGDGHSHVLASTYPSVVSYDPAYSYEIAHIVKDGIHRMYDPADERDPDVLYYITMYNEPMVQPAEPEDLDVDGVLKGLYLLKKGPDNGGPKVQLMASGVGVPWVLEAQELLDQDWGVSADVWSVTSWTELRRDGLDAENERLKTPQSEPRIPYVTEKMAETEGPVIATSDYMRAVPDQIRQYVPSHFTSLGTDGYGISDTRPAARRYYLVDGPSVVTQALISLADTGKISIDKAAEAAEKYQLHDVRAGSSGSTEGAGA is encoded by the coding sequence GTGGACAATCGGAATCAGGGCGGACCCATCCTCAACGGGCTGCCCAGCCAGGTGCCCGACATCGACCCGGAGGAGACCGCTGAGTGGCTGGCCTCCCTCGATGGCCTCATCGACGAGGGCGGTCGGTCTCGAGCGCGCTATGTCATGCTGCGCATGCTCGAGCGCTCGCGCCAGAAGCAGATCGGCGTGCCCAGCCTCACGGCCACCGACTACGTCAACACCATCGGTCCGGAGAACGAACCCTGGTTCCCCGGCGACGAAGAGGTCGAACGCCGCTACCGCCGCTGGAACCGCTGGAATGCGGCCATGCTCGTCCACCGTGCCCAGCGTCCCGGTGTCGAGGTCGGCGGACACATCTCCACCTATGCCTCCTCGGCGACTCTCTACGAGGTCGGCCTCAACCACTTCTTCCGCGGCAAGGATCATCCCGGCGGCGGAGATCACATCTTCTACCAGGGCCATGCCTCCCCCGGCATGTACGCCCGCGCCTACCTCGAAGGCCGGATGAGCGCCGAGCAGCTCGACGGATTCCGCCAGCAGCAGTCGCACTTCATCGACGGCAAGCCGCAGGGTCTGCCGTCCTACCCCCACCCGCACCAGCTGCCCGACTTCTGGGAGCACCCGACGGTGTCGATGGGGCTCGGACCGATGAACGCGATCGCGCAGGCGCAGTTCGACAAGTACCTGCACAACCGCGGGATCAAGGACACCTCACAGCAGCAGACCTGGGCCTTCCTCGGTGACGGCGAGCTCGATGAGCCCGAGAGCCGCGGCATGCTCCACGTCGCCGCCTTCGAAGAGCTCGACAACCTCAACTTCGTCATCAACTGCAACCTGCAGCGTCTCGACGGACCCGTCCGCGGCAACGGCAAGATCATGCAGGAGCTCGAGTCCTACTTCCGCGGCGCCGGCTGGAACGTCATCAAGGTCGTCTGGGGTCGCGAATGGGACGCGCTGCTGGCCAAGGACCGCGACGGTGCGCTCGTCAACCTGATGAACGCCACCCCTGACGGCGACTACCAGACCTACAAGGGCGAGTCCGGCGGGTTCGTGCGTGACAACTTCTTCGGCCGCGACCCGCGGACGAAGGCGATGGTCGAGAACTACAGCGACGAACAGATCTGGAACCTCAAGCGCGGCGGCCACGACTACCGCAAGGTCTTCGCAGCCTACAAGGCCGCGATGGAGCACACCGGTCAGCCGACAGTCATCCTCGTCAAGACGGTCAAGGGCTACTCGCTCGGACCTCACTTCGAGGCCCGCAACGCCACGCACCAGATGAAGAAGCTCACGGTCGACGATCTCAAGCTCGCCCGTGACCACTTCCAGATCCCGATCTCGGACAAGCAGCTCGAGGACAACCCGAAGCTGCCTCCGTACTACCACCCGGGAGTCGACGCTCCCGAGATCAAGTACATGCAGGAGCGTCGTGCGGAGCTCGGCGGCTACTCCCCCGAGCGTCGGTCGACTCATATCGATCTCAAGCTGCCGTCGGACAAGGCCTATCAGGCCGGGCGCCGCGGATCCGGCAAGCAGGAGATCGCCACCACGATGGGCTTCGTGCGCGTACTCAAGGACCTGATGCGGGAGAAGGAGTTCGGTCACCGGATCGTGCCGATCATCCCCGACGAGGCCCGCACCTTCGGCATGGACTCGTTCTTCCCGACTGCGAAGATCTACAACCCGCATGGGCAGAACTACATCTCCGTCGACCGCGACCTGTTCCTCGCCTACAAGGAGGCCACGGACGGTCAGCTGCTCCACGTCGGCATCAACGAGGCCGGAGCGACCGCGGCGCTGACCGCGGTCGGCACCTCGTACGCCACGCACGGTGAGCCGATGATCCCGTTCTACATCTTCTACTCGATGTTCGGCTTCCAGCGCACCGGTGACTTCTTCTGGGCAGCAGGTGACCAGATGGCCCGCGGATTCGTCCTCGGCGCCACTGCGGGACGCACCACCCTCGTGGCCGAAGGTCTCCAGCACGGCGACGGACATTCGCACGTGCTCGCCTCGACCTATCCGTCGGTGGTCTCCTACGATCCGGCCTACAGCTACGAGATCGCGCATATCGTCAAGGACGGCATCCACCGGATGTACGATCCCGCCGATGAGCGTGACCCCGACGTGCTCTACTACATCACGATGTACAACGAGCCGATGGTCCAGCCGGCCGAACCGGAGGACCTCGATGTCGACGGCGTGCTCAAGGGCCTCTACCTGCTGAAGAAGGGCCCCGACAACGGCGGTCCGAAGGTTCAGCTCATGGCCTCGGGCGTCGGGGTGCCGTGGGTGCTCGAAGCTCAGGAGCTGCTCGATCAGGACTGGGGCGTCTCGGCCGATGTGTGGTCGGTGACCTCGTGGACCGAGCTGCGCCGCGATGGGCTCGACGCGGAGAACGAGCGCCTGAAGACCCCGCAGTCCGAACCGCGCATCCCGTATGTGACCGAGAAGATGGCCGAGACCGAAGGCCCGGTCATCGCGACCTCGGACTATATGCGCGCCGTTCCCGACCAGATCCGTCAGTACGTGCCCAGCCACTTCACCTCGCTGGGAACCGACGGCTACGGAATCTCGGATACTCGTCCCGCGGCACGCCGCTACTACCTCGTCGACGGCCCGTCCGTGGTCACGCAGGCGCTCATCTCGCTGGCCGACACCGGCAAGATCTCGATCGACAAGGCCGCCGAGGCGGCTGAGAAGTACCAGCTCCACGATGTCCGTGCCGGCAGCTCCGGTTCGACCGAAGGGGCAGGCGCCTGA
- a CDS encoding DUF3052 domain-containing protein: MSNSASERTSSTSTLANELGHNLGLNKGDYVQEVGYDDDVDQALCEAIENIIGDKIADGEEDDVYDVILMWWRSDDDDLIDGLVDAQTTLKEGGVVWLLSPKANRPGHISPADISEAAPTAGMHVTSTVSAADDWAGFRLVGKKNYS; encoded by the coding sequence ATGAGCAACTCCGCTTCTGAAAGGACATCCTCCACTTCGACCCTCGCAAACGAGCTGGGACACAACCTCGGCTTGAACAAGGGCGACTATGTGCAAGAGGTCGGTTATGACGATGACGTCGATCAGGCACTCTGCGAGGCGATCGAGAACATCATCGGAGACAAGATCGCCGACGGCGAAGAGGATGATGTCTACGACGTGATCCTCATGTGGTGGCGGTCCGACGACGATGACCTCATCGACGGCCTCGTCGACGCCCAGACCACGTTGAAGGAGGGCGGAGTCGTGTGGCTGCTCAGCCCGAAGGCGAACCGCCCGGGACACATCAGTCCCGCAGACATCTCCGAAGCGGCTCCCACCGCCGGAATGCACGTGACCTCCACGGTCAGTGCCGCCGATGACTGGGCCGGATTTCGGCTCGTGGGCAAGAAGAACTATTCATGA
- a CDS encoding redoxin domain-containing protein yields the protein MILRPGDRAPDLTLPDHLGSVITLTEAAPHAARVLAFVPFAFSPICGDELAALDGWQERMRQGSHAVDVIVVSTDSKYTLAAWAAQASADVTLASDFWPHGEAARAFGVFDEIHGVAERGVFVISSAGMIVSGRQVARTETRDFSEDFAAALSSL from the coding sequence ATGATCCTGCGGCCCGGTGACCGGGCCCCGGATCTCACCCTTCCCGATCATCTCGGATCGGTCATCACCCTCACCGAGGCTGCCCCGCACGCTGCCCGCGTGCTCGCATTCGTTCCGTTCGCCTTCTCTCCGATCTGCGGAGACGAGCTCGCCGCCCTCGACGGGTGGCAGGAGCGGATGCGGCAGGGCTCGCATGCGGTCGACGTCATCGTGGTGTCCACGGACTCCAAGTACACCTTGGCGGCGTGGGCGGCGCAGGCGAGCGCCGACGTCACTCTGGCCTCGGACTTCTGGCCCCACGGTGAAGCCGCACGTGCCTTCGGGGTCTTTGATGAGATTCACGGAGTCGCCGAACGAGGAGTCTTCGTCATCTCATCTGCGGGTATGATCGTGAGTGGCAGGCAGGTCGCCCGCACAGAGACTCGGGACTTCTCCGAGGATTTCGCTGCAGCGCTGTCCAGCCTCTGA
- a CDS encoding HIT family protein produces the protein MATLFTKIINGEVPGTFVYQDDKCVAFLDVAPMTEGHVMVVPREEISHWIDADADLLAHLTAVAKSIGEAQKRAFDCDRIGLLIVGYEVPHLHIHVLPTTSMDDFDISDRAPMQTPEQLEAPAEKIRQALSELS, from the coding sequence ATGGCCACGCTGTTCACGAAGATCATCAATGGAGAGGTCCCCGGCACCTTCGTCTATCAGGATGACAAATGCGTGGCATTCCTCGATGTCGCTCCGATGACCGAAGGCCATGTGATGGTCGTTCCCCGTGAGGAGATCTCCCATTGGATCGACGCCGATGCGGACCTTCTCGCTCATCTCACCGCGGTGGCGAAATCGATCGGCGAAGCACAGAAGCGAGCATTCGACTGCGACCGCATCGGCCTCCTCATCGTCGGCTACGAGGTTCCGCACCTGCACATCCACGTCCTGCCGACGACGTCGATGGATGACTTCGACATCTCTGACCGTGCTCCGATGCAGACTCCGGAACAGCTGGAGGCGCCTGCCGAGAAGATCCGACAGGCGCTCTCCGAACTGTCCTGA
- a CDS encoding MerR family transcriptional regulator, translating into MDWSIQEIARLTGTTSRTLRHYDAIGLLPPTSIAANGYRCYDEAALVRLQRIMLLKELGLSLTTIAEVLDRRDDPVEALSQHLVSLGRERDRLDRQLAAVTATITRLKAGEPLMAEEMFDGFDHREHEEEVTRRWGADAYRRGDEWWSRQSPEEKREWKARVGSLSEDWIAAAEDGARPESDRCQELAERHIEWLRAVPGTPANDPEGDLAGYVRGLGQMYVDDPRFGANYGGAVGAELVRDSLDRWLEAHGL; encoded by the coding sequence ATGGACTGGTCCATTCAGGAAATCGCGCGGCTGACGGGAACGACGAGCCGAACTCTGCGTCATTACGACGCCATCGGTCTGCTGCCGCCGACCTCGATCGCCGCCAACGGCTACCGCTGCTATGACGAAGCGGCACTGGTGCGACTCCAGCGCATCATGCTGCTCAAGGAGCTGGGTCTGTCATTGACGACGATCGCCGAGGTGCTCGATCGGAGAGACGATCCGGTCGAAGCGCTGTCGCAGCATCTGGTCTCGCTCGGACGCGAGAGAGACCGGCTCGACCGACAGCTCGCCGCCGTCACCGCGACCATCACACGATTGAAGGCAGGTGAGCCGCTCATGGCTGAAGAGATGTTCGATGGCTTCGACCATCGCGAACACGAAGAGGAAGTGACCAGGCGCTGGGGTGCCGACGCCTACCGGCGGGGAGACGAATGGTGGTCCCGGCAGTCCCCCGAGGAGAAACGGGAGTGGAAGGCTCGCGTCGGCTCTCTGTCCGAGGACTGGATCGCCGCCGCCGAGGATGGGGCACGGCCCGAATCGGACCGCTGCCAGGAACTCGCCGAACGCCATATCGAGTGGCTGCGAGCGGTTCCGGGCACCCCAGCGAATGATCCCGAGGGAGACCTCGCGGGCTACGTACGCGGCCTCGGCCAGATGTACGTCGACGACCCTCGATTCGGTGCCAACTACGGCGGAGCCGTCGGCGCCGAGCTCGTGAGAGACTCGCTCGACCGCTGGCTCGAGGCCCACGGTCTCTGA
- a CDS encoding trans-sulfuration enzyme family protein, producing the protein MTSMHPETRMVHGGMDGLADEGVHVPAIDLSTTNPVNDVRTGGDSYESLAGGHALKEGDSPVYQRLWQPGVARFESALAELENAESAVAFATGMAAMTAALLAAVEAGTPHIVAVRPLYGGSDHLLESGLLGTSVTWAKEDEIASAIREDTGLVIIETPANPSLDLVDIGAVVAAAGDVPVLVDNTFCTPVLQRPLDHGAALVLHSATKYLGGHGDAMGGIIATNSDWTMRLRRVRAITGGLLHPMGAYLLHRGLRTLAVRMRAAQDTAGELARRLQTRPEIARVHYPGLADSDPRGLVGSQMHGGGAMIAIELAGGFEAARTFVEHCDLIVHAVSLGGADTLIQHPASLTHRPVAATAKPGDGLVRLSVGLEHVDDLARDLFTSLDAIRDAA; encoded by the coding sequence ATGACATCTATGCACCCTGAGACCCGAATGGTCCACGGCGGGATGGACGGTCTCGCAGACGAAGGCGTCCACGTTCCAGCAATCGACCTCTCCACCACCAACCCGGTCAACGATGTCCGCACGGGAGGAGATTCCTATGAGAGCCTCGCTGGAGGCCATGCTCTGAAAGAGGGGGACTCTCCTGTCTACCAGCGGCTCTGGCAGCCCGGTGTGGCACGCTTCGAGTCCGCGCTCGCCGAACTGGAGAACGCCGAATCCGCCGTCGCCTTCGCCACTGGAATGGCAGCCATGACCGCTGCGCTCCTCGCCGCGGTCGAGGCTGGCACTCCTCATATCGTCGCCGTTCGCCCACTCTACGGAGGAAGCGATCACCTGCTCGAGTCAGGACTGCTCGGCACCTCGGTGACCTGGGCGAAAGAAGATGAGATCGCCTCGGCGATCCGAGAGGACACCGGCCTCGTCATCATCGAGACTCCGGCCAACCCGAGCCTCGACCTCGTGGACATCGGCGCCGTCGTCGCAGCGGCAGGAGATGTGCCGGTACTGGTCGACAATACCTTCTGCACCCCAGTGCTCCAGCGTCCGCTCGACCATGGGGCAGCTCTCGTGCTGCACAGTGCCACGAAGTACCTCGGCGGTCATGGCGACGCGATGGGCGGGATCATCGCGACGAACAGCGACTGGACGATGCGTCTGCGTCGGGTCCGCGCCATCACCGGAGGGTTGCTGCACCCGATGGGCGCCTATCTCCTGCACCGCGGACTGCGCACGCTGGCAGTGCGGATGCGCGCCGCCCAGGACACCGCAGGCGAACTCGCCCGGCGCCTCCAGACACGCCCCGAGATCGCCCGTGTCCACTACCCCGGTCTCGCCGACTCCGATCCGCGCGGGCTCGTCGGTTCGCAGATGCACGGCGGCGGCGCGATGATCGCCATCGAACTCGCCGGAGGGTTCGAAGCGGCCCGGACCTTCGTCGAACACTGCGATCTCATCGTGCACGCGGTCTCCCTCGGCGGTGCCGATACGCTCATCCAGCACCCGGCCTCGCTCACGCATCGGCCCGTGGCGGCCACCGCGAAACCCGGTGACGGCCTCGTCCGCCTGTCGGTCGGGCTCGAACATGTCGACGACCTCGCCCGAGACCTGTTCACGTCACTCGACGCCATTCGCGACGCTGCCTGA
- a CDS encoding Lrp/AsnC family transcriptional regulator: MSQNVSLDGTDLRLLQELNADARASGAVLAAAVGISESTVSLRLKRLRSLGVIRGFHIDVDPTALGVGLQALISIRLAKHDRTEIDAFTAAAPKFPGVVRMYHMAGADDYLLHIVATDTAAVQSFVLDYLTRYPAVAHTRTNLIYRVEDGSAWIPEE, encoded by the coding sequence ATGTCGCAGAATGTCTCACTCGATGGCACCGATCTTCGCCTCCTGCAGGAGCTCAATGCCGATGCACGCGCATCGGGCGCGGTTCTGGCCGCGGCCGTCGGCATCTCGGAATCGACGGTGTCCCTGCGTCTCAAACGACTGAGATCGCTCGGTGTCATCCGCGGCTTCCATATCGACGTCGATCCGACGGCGTTGGGAGTCGGCCTGCAGGCGCTCATTTCGATTCGGTTGGCCAAGCATGATCGGACCGAGATCGACGCGTTCACTGCGGCCGCGCCGAAGTTCCCGGGGGTGGTGCGGATGTACCATATGGCCGGAGCCGACGACTACCTGCTCCACATCGTCGCCACAGACACCGCGGCCGTGCAGTCCTTCGTCCTCGACTATCTCACTCGGTATCCCGCCGTGGCCCATACACGCACGAACCTCATCTATCGTGTCGAAGACGGCTCCGCTTGGATCCCCGAGGAATGA
- a CDS encoding DUF1801 domain-containing protein, which translates to MAENKTQPTDADVAAYLDSVTPEKRREDGLALDSIFREVTGEEPVMWGPSIVGYGRYHYRSPVNPRNHGEWPATGFSPRKSQLSLYGLKDLPEAANLLPELGKYTEGAGCVYVRRLENIDEAVLRRLIAIAAARPDDPEPAD; encoded by the coding sequence ATGGCAGAGAACAAGACCCAGCCGACCGACGCCGATGTCGCCGCCTACCTCGATTCGGTGACTCCCGAGAAGCGCCGCGAGGACGGACTCGCCCTCGACTCGATCTTCCGTGAGGTCACCGGCGAAGAACCCGTGATGTGGGGTCCCTCGATCGTCGGCTACGGCCGCTATCACTATCGATCCCCGGTGAACCCGCGCAACCACGGCGAGTGGCCCGCGACAGGGTTCTCCCCTCGCAAGAGTCAACTCTCGCTGTACGGACTCAAGGACCTGCCCGAGGCGGCGAATCTGCTCCCGGAACTCGGGAAGTACACAGAGGGTGCCGGCTGCGTCTATGTGCGTCGTTTGGAGAACATCGACGAGGCGGTGCTGCGCCGACTCATTGCCATCGCCGCGGCCCGTCCCGACGATCCGGAACCGGCCGACTGA